In the Dolichospermum flos-aquae CCAP 1403/13F genome, TTAAACGGACTCTCTTTTTCAGTCACTACCATATCAATGTTATAAGCAGTTAGAGAGCTAATCATGGTATAGATTTGATATCGTACACTAATCTGATTGGCAAGCTTCCTCTGGGAGGGTTTTTTATCTAAAAGCCCTGGTTTAGCAAAGAATCATAACCTCATTTATGGATTCTTCAACAGGACTGTGGATAAATCTTGCTTTACACAACTTTACTCTTAACTAACATTAATAGTATTGGTAAACTTCACTGATTTTATAAACAGACATTACCAAATATAGATAAATGTATTAAGATTATTGGTAAACTTCTGGTAATTTTATAGCCAAATTTTATCATTCATGGTAAATTGCCCATAAAATAAAACTATATTCTCGAAGAGTCGAAGACATCTGAGTGTTGGGTGAAAGTCCTTTTGGGGTGCGAAGTCGGTAAACAATCCGAATCTATAGGAACTAAAAAGTAAATCACATCAGATCGAGATAATCAATCAGAGAATAAAAAACAATAAAAGCAATCCCTAATGATGAAAGCTAATGGGATAAAGGGGATTGTAGTTTCCCCAGTAAAGGTAAAACTTTCAAAGTAAAAAATATTTGTCTATATTTTTTACAACTATGATCCGTAAAGATTGATTATTAAAGGAGTTAAGAATGCTCACGTCGGAGGCACAGAAGCCACTGACAATTCCCCCCAAAGAACTTTTATCACCTCCTGGTGATTTTAACCCGACGCTATTGATGTTTTTAGTCGTAGTGATGATGTTGGTTTTGTCTAACTTTGGGTATTGGCTTTGGGAATGGCCGCATTGGTTGTGTTTTAGTGTCAATACTCTAGCACTACATTGTTCAGGAACGGTGATTCATGATGCTTGTCACCAGTCAGCCCATCGCAATAGAATTGTTAACGCTATTTTAGGGCATTGTAGTGCCTTAATCCTAGTTTTTGCTTTTCCAGTATTTACACGAGTACATTTACAGCATCATGGTAATGTCAATCACCCCAAAGATGACCCAGATCATTATGTTTCTACGGGTGGTCCCCTGTGGTTAATTGCGGTGAGATTTTTGTACCATGAGGTATTTTTCTTTCAAAGACGGTTATGGCGGAATTATGAACTACTAGAATGGTTTATTAGTCGCTTAATTGTCATTACTATTGTTTATATTTCTGTCCAATATCATTTTTTGGGCTATATTCTTAACTTTTGGTTTATTCCCGCTTTTGTGATTGGAATAACTTTGGGGTTCTTTTTTGATTATTTACCCCACCGTCCCTTTGTAGAACGCAGTCGCTGGAAAAATGCCCGTGTCTATCCTGGTAAGGTTCTCAATATCCTGATTTTGGGACAGAATTACCATTTAATTCATCATCTGTGGCCTTCGATTCCTTGGTATAATTACCAGCCAGCTTATTATTTGATGAAGCCGTTGTTGGATGAAAAGGGTAGTCCGCAAACTTCTGGGTTATTGCAGAAGAAGGACTTTTTTGAGTTTATCTATGATGTTTTCATAGGTATTCACTTTCATCACTGATTTGTTGAAGAAGAGACGTTTTATGGAACGTCTCTCAAGGTGTAAATACTTGCTTATGCTGCTTGACAAACTGTTGCTTGTGGAAGTTCATCACCCGCAGCTTCGTAAGCAATAATCAGAGAGTCTAAGGCTTCTATTCCATTCGTTACTGCTAACTCGTAGGTATCTCCATGAGTGCGCCAGCGTTGTCCTGGAAAGTCAGGGAATCCTACTAAGAAGCAATTATCTTCCTCAGACCACTGGATAATCATTTGGTACTTGAGTTTATTCATCTAACTCTATTGTATCTATAGATAATTTTTTCATATATCTATTACAAATTTCGATACCTTTAGTTGTTAGTTCATAAAACTCACTGAATATAGGAATATCCCCCCCTAAAATTTTATTCTCATTGTCATCCATAAGTTGAAAAACTTCCATCGTCGTTTCATGTGAAATTATTTTTATTTCAGTATTAGGCTTTTTTTCAATCTCTTGTATAGTCAGACGGCCTTCCTTTAAAATCCACTCTAGTCCATGCTTTTGAGCATAATTTTGATATACTTCTCCTATATGATCGTCCATTGGTGAAGGGAATTGTTTATGTTCACTGTGAGCAATAGCTTTATCTCTTAAATGTATTAATTTTTTAACTAAAGGATTACTTTCTTTATTTACATATTTTTTGTCTTCCTCTAGAATTTTATGATCTATAGTTTCTGTACAACCCCAATCTTTATAATCAGATCCAATAATATTGAGAATTTTTAAAAGTCCCAGAGTTTTTTTATCGTGATCATAGGCTCTTGTTAGTCTTAATACTCCAGTTTCATAATGAGCATCACACGATTGACGAAAGTAAAGTGGATACTCATTCAGGTGTTTGTTAAGTTCGTTAGTCATCCATTCATGAATTTTTAAATGAAGGTGTGATTGATATAAACTATCTCCAAGTTCAATTATTTTTGCTTCAAACTGTTTTTTAGTAACAGGTCTATTTGGTTCTTGTAGTTCTTGCGTTTTGATTATGCCAAATCTTAATTTATTTATCCCACAACCAACCTGCGTTACTTTGTTATCCTTGACAATTACATACATTTCTTTATTAACCCCTTTTTCTACTGTTACTGGTTGATGTAAAAATAATTTGTAACCATTTGTCTCTACATATTCTTTAGCTTGTTCAAGTGTCATTCCAATCAGAATATTTTCGTGTATCATGATTTCTTTTCTATGATGTCTTAACTAACTGCTTGAATATTCTTAACATCTAAATCTCTCATCTAACGATGAATAATTATCAGAATTAACATCAGTAAAAAGTTTGAGTAATTCTGAATTTAATTTTTTGGCTTCATTTATGAAATGAGGTAAGCTTCCTAAAGTGACAACATAAATATTTGTTCCAATTAACCCATTTATTTCTAGAGGAAAATGTAAAAATCCCTTTTCAACCGCATCAACTACTAATTCTCCACTAGGATTCAAGTAGCTTTCAAATAGAGATCCATCTATTACAATAACTGGAAAAATAAATGTTAGATGTTTTTGCCATTTTTTCTCCTCTGATATTTTTAAAGCTATTGCAGCTTTCAAGGAACTCATGGCTGCTTTGTAGGTATTATCGACACTAGTTGTAAAAGCCTGAGTAACAGCATAAGCATTTCGACCTTTTTTATCGAACCAAGGAAGCATTTCTCCTAATTGGCGGTTATACATAGTTTTATTAATAAACTGGTTTCTGGCAAATTCAGAATATAAGCAGTATGCAAAATATCTATTGTAACCTGCTAGGGTATTTTCAGATGTGAATAAAATCCAAGGCTTTGAGTTTGATTTACACTCAATTATGAAATACACATCAAAATGACTGAGGATGTCGCCACAACGTACGATAACATCAATTTCCCTAGATTCATTGCTTTCAGGATCAAGATAGAATTAACCCTGTCTTACGTCAAAACCTTCATCAATAAAAGCAGTTGCAACTTTCATTTCTAGAGGATAACCTTGCTCTTTTATCCAATTTTCAACCTTTTTCTTAAGTTCATCACTTTTATTCATCAGTACCAAAGCCTTGCCAAATCAAATTTAATTACCTTAGCAGTAGTCTTGAAGTCATTCCTCCACTACAACTTAGGCAATTATTATACCTGAAATTAGTAATACATAGTTAATTTGTTAACCTTTAAATATCCGTCCCTAAACTCTGAGCATAAATCACTTCAATATTGCTACCAAATTCCAATTTATCTAAGGATTCTGTGAAAAACACAAAACCCTTATACGCCGTCACATACTTATATATTTTCGTAAAATAACCTTCACTGGTGACAATGACAAGCGGCTCTTCACCTTTGGCGAGAATATTTAAAAAAGCGTCTAACTTTATACATACACCAGTACCCCGATGAGTGAAAATACTCCCACCAATAGCAGCAGGTTGAGCAGCCGCGTCACCACTGTAATAGCTCATGAATGCGCTAACTTTTAATTATGTTATTGACCTGCTAATTTTAAACTTTCGTCTCCATGACGTGCTGTGAAGTTTGTAACGTTTGGGGTAAACTCCAATCAGGACGCAATTTAGCCGCTTGACGTAAATAAACGTGGTGAATTGGCGTAGAAGTTGGTAAATTGGCGTGAATTAGAAAGCGAATGCAGCGCGGTAAACTGCCTACAACGTGCATTTGTTGGACATCTAACATAGCTACACTATCCCACAAAGGACGACTGCGAGCGATCGCTGCTGGGAAAATAGCATCTAAATCTTTTGTCACTGAAAAAGTCACACTAATCATATCGTCTGGTTGGAGTTGATTTCTTTGCTCCAATTCATCTAATAATTCTGTCACTGAATCTCGAATTGCTTCGACGCTGTTTTCTGCAACGGTTGTTGCACCCCGAATTGCTCGCATTTGCCATTCCACTTCTAAAATCCTCCTTTTGTCAGTTGTCAGTTGTTGGTTGTCAGTTGTCAGTTGTCAGTTGTCAGTAGGGGCGAAGCATTTGGAAGATAAATTATCGGTCATTGCCAAAAATAGTTCTCCAAATGCTTCGCCCGTACAGTTGTCAGTTGTCAGTTGTCAGTTGTTTCCTACTTCTAATGACTAATGACTAATGACCAATGACAACTTTACTATGGACGATATAACCACATAGGTAAACCACTTGTAGAAACTTCAAATTCTAGCCAATTGATTCCCGCACCAATAACCGATTTAGCTTGACGACTTCCCGGTAAAACACGACTCAAAAATGGTTTCCGTTCTTCTAGCGTATAGCAAAGAGTTTTATCAGGATCAAGTCCTACTAATTCTGCTGTCCACCGTCGTGCATCTTCTTCTGTTCCTAAGCGGTCGACAACGCCCAATGCTAAGGCTTGCTGTCCGGTAAAAATCCTGCCGTCAGCAAAGCTTTTTACCTTTTCTACAGTCAGTGAACGAGCTTCCGCTACCGTTTCCACAAATTGTTGATAGCTACAATCAATCAAGTCTTGCAGAATAGTTTCTTCTGGTTCTGTTAGTTGCCGATCAAAAGCTAATATATCTTTGTAGGGTCCTGACTTAATGACCTTAAAAGAAACGCCAATTTTTTCCAGCAGCACTTCTAGGTTGTTTCCTCGCAAAATCACCCCAATACTGCCTGTAATCGTGCCTGGATTCGCCATGATATGTTCTGCCCCCATACCAATATAAACGCCACCAGAGGCAGAAATATTGCCAAAACTGGCGACAATTTTGGTTTTTTTAGCTAATCTCTTCAGGGCGCTGTAGATTTCTTGGGAGTCTCCCACTGTACCCCCAGGACTATCAATGCGTAGTAATAAAGCGGGAAATTTACTTTCTTCTACGGTTTTCAAGGCTTCTAGGACGTGCTTACGGGTTGTACCAGCGATAGCACCGCTAACTTCAATCCGCGCAATTTGTTTCCGAAAGTTGGGCTTAAATGGCCAAATCATGGGCAATCAAATAACTTTTTAATCTTTGTGAATATCTTTAATATAGAACGCCTAGGGTGAAGCTAACGGGCTTTACCTTTAATCCGATTGGGAATTAGGGCTTGGGAAGGGGACAGGGAGTAACAATTTTTTATTTTGAATTGTTTTGTCCTCTCCTGGCTATGAATAAAAGTTAGCAGCTAGATCATTATTGAAAAGCTTTAGGAAATTTTTAGATTTGATGTGTAGTTTTATTTGGTATGTTTAAGGAGCAAAAGACAAGTATTGAAAAATATTTGCTTTTACAAATATAGACATCTAAAAATATTGTGTCGTACCACTGCACTACACAAGCATTTGGGAAAATAAGGACATTAAAAAACAGAATTTTCCAGCCCAAGGCCAATAGCTTTTAGGAAAATTAGCTAAAATTTACGACTGGTTAAGATTACTTGTTTTTGATTGTGTAAATCATCAACACTCATTTGATGCATTATTAACTTTTAAGAGTCAGTGCGGAGAATTTGATAGCGGTAATAAACATAGATATCAAATAACGCCCCGACAAAGCCACAAGTCAGACCAATTGTCAAGAGACCGTTGAAGGAACTACCACTGCCGAAAGTGGCGAGAAAATACAGAATTTGGATAGAGACATCGGAAATTATCCCTTGTAGCCCAGGGACATAGCCAAAAAGGCATAAAACCACCAATAAACCCCCAATGAAGAAGACAGGGACAAGAAAACTAAAAATGGTGGTGAGGACGAGAGAGCGAAAAAAGTTACTAAAAATAGTCATTGTGAGACCGGGATAGTGGGTAACTTGAGAGATAGCCGAAAATTTATCTGCCACTCTCTACAATACTGGCGATCGCTCCCAAACATTTATTTCGTCAAGAATCTTAAGTTTTCATTAAATTGTACTGGTAATAGTTACTCCAGGTGCATTGAGTGTTTGCGATGTTTCAAATCTGTAAAACCATGAAATAATCAGGGTTTGTATCTCAGTGTGCAGTTTACTAGAAGTA is a window encoding:
- the crtR gene encoding beta-carotene hydroxylase: MLTSEAQKPLTIPPKELLSPPGDFNPTLLMFLVVVMMLVLSNFGYWLWEWPHWLCFSVNTLALHCSGTVIHDACHQSAHRNRIVNAILGHCSALILVFAFPVFTRVHLQHHGNVNHPKDDPDHYVSTGGPLWLIAVRFLYHEVFFFQRRLWRNYELLEWFISRLIVITIVYISVQYHFLGYILNFWFIPAFVIGITLGFFFDYLPHRPFVERSRWKNARVYPGKVLNILILGQNYHLIHHLWPSIPWYNYQPAYYLMKPLLDEKGSPQTSGLLQKKDFFEFIYDVFIGIHFHH
- a CDS encoding type II toxin-antitoxin system HicB family antitoxin; the encoded protein is MNKLKYQMIIQWSEEDNCFLVGFPDFPGQRWRTHGDTYELAVTNGIEALDSLIIAYEAAGDELPQATVCQAA
- a CDS encoding AbiU2 domain-containing protein translates to MIHENILIGMTLEQAKEYVETNGYKLFLHQPVTVEKGVNKEMYVIVKDNKVTQVGCGINKLRFGIIKTQELQEPNRPVTKKQFEAKIIELGDSLYQSHLHLKIHEWMTNELNKHLNEYPLYFRQSCDAHYETGVLRLTRAYDHDKKTLGLLKILNIIGSDYKDWGCTETIDHKILEEDKKYVNKESNPLVKKLIHLRDKAIAHSEHKQFPSPMDDHIGEVYQNYAQKHGLEWILKEGRLTIQEIEKKPNTEIKIISHETTMEVFQLMDDNENKILGGDIPIFSEFYELTTKGIEICNRYMKKLSIDTIELDE
- the aroH gene encoding chorismate mutase, encoding MEWQMRAIRGATTVAENSVEAIRDSVTELLDELEQRNQLQPDDMISVTFSVTKDLDAIFPAAIARSRPLWDSVAMLDVQQMHVVGSLPRCIRFLIHANLPTSTPIHHVYLRQAAKLRPDWSLPQTLQTSQHVMETKV
- the sppA gene encoding signal peptide peptidase SppA, encoding MIWPFKPNFRKQIARIEVSGAIAGTTRKHVLEALKTVEESKFPALLLRIDSPGGTVGDSQEIYSALKRLAKKTKIVASFGNISASGGVYIGMGAEHIMANPGTITGSIGVILRGNNLEVLLEKIGVSFKVIKSGPYKDILAFDRQLTEPEETILQDLIDCSYQQFVETVAEARSLTVEKVKSFADGRIFTGQQALALGVVDRLGTEEDARRWTAELVGLDPDKTLCYTLEERKPFLSRVLPGSRQAKSVIGAGINWLEFEVSTSGLPMWLYRP